The nucleotide window aaaggggaaaaaacaagggaaaaggggaaaaaataaggggaaaaacaaagggaagggagagggaaataAGGGCAAAGGGGAAATAAGGGGAAACAAAGGCAAAAGGGAAGCAAGggcaaaagcaaagcaaggggaaggggaaaaaacaggaagtgtgggaaaggagaagagagggaaaaagggaagaagagaaaaagaggaagagggaaaagggaaagaatcaaagagggggaaaacaagagggagaaggaaggagcagcactCCCAAGGAACCCATGAGTACTCACTGCCTCAGTGTAGGCCTCACTGTTCTGCTCCTCATGAGCTTCCAGCAGTTTCTgggaaaacaccaggaaaaatcagggaatgaaCATTCTGTTCCTGCATGTTCCCAGGGAACAGAGCACCCACCACAAATGGGGGTCTGGGTCAAACCCAGGGAAAAGCCAGGCTGGTGTCCTCTGAAATGctgggagaaaggagaaaagccctggaaaagtgggaaattCCCAGTGACTCACTTTCAATAGCTTGCATTCCCTGGAATCTGTGAAAGCTGGGAACATCTCCTCATATTTCTCCAGGGCAagctggaagagagagaagagatccCTTCACACaccatcccttttttttttttttttttttacccagaatTTCCTTTCCCATCCTCAAACTTGGGAAAGCAGCCAGGAATCCAGCACAGCAAGAattccagcctctgctgaggattttgggataattttgggataaCTGACCTTGGCATTCAGCTCATCCACAATGaagtggcacagggcagctttGAAGAAATATTCCTTGGCGCTGTACTTGAGCAGAGGGTTGTCCATTGTGTTTGTTCCCAcctggacaaaaaaaaaaataaaataaaataaaaacatgtggaaaaaaggggcaggaaaggaaagCCTGGATTTAACCAATTCCACCCCaagacacagggctgggaataAAAGGTGtggaaaaaatgccaaaaagCTGTTGGGAGGTTTTGAGCTCAAAGACAGATCCTTGGTTGatgaggaaatgggaaaacaaTTCCCTTTGGGAAGAAGCTGCTCCAGGATTAACCCTCTGGAAGTGccaagcagcactgctggcattCCAACCAGAGGCAGAGCTGATAAATCCAGGAGGGAATTTGTTGCCAAAGAGTTGTAAACACACTCCAAGAGGAATCTGGACGGATTTCTTTCCCTGCAAACACTAAAAAACCACAGGTGTGGCCACGCTGGGGGAACCCtgagctcacagagctgctccagcctgaaccattccctgattctggcagctgtgctgccccagccctccctggaaGAGGtgcattcccagggatgctgctgacCTGCTCGTAGATCTCGATGGCTTTCTGGTACTGCTCCAGCTGCGCCGCGTACGCCGCCACCTTCAGCAGACACTTGTTGGCCGAGCTGCAAGCACCCAGAAATCAGCCCctgcttcccaaaaatcccaaaaaaaaaagtgggatgGAGAGGAATTCTGGCCCAAGACTTGCCTGTTGGATTCCTCCCCCTTGTAGTAGTCGGCAGCCTGCTCGTAGTGGGCGATggcctggggacaggaatgTGGGATCAGGGAACAGCACTGGCACTCTGGGACTCCAGGAAATGTTTCCCAGGAAATCCTCACCTGGAAAAGAACCCCTGAACCCCACCCAGCTTTATCCTGCAAAATCCCACAGGAGATCTGCAGTGGGGAGCTTGGAAGTGGGAATGAGGGATCAGTGGGGATGTGGGAACGTTATAAAAGTGACATTCCTGAGGTGCTTTCCCAATGGGAAAGGATTCTCACTGGAGCAttcagcacagggacactgcagaggGTTGGGAATGCTCCATGGGAAGTTCCAGGCTGGGAGAACCATCAGCTCCTGCActatgggatggggatgggaatgggaatggggattggaatgggaatggggatggggatggggatgggaatggggatggggatgggaatgggaatggggatgggaattcTGCAGCCCAGCAATGGTTTGGACTCAGAGATGACCCAAATCCTCTGGGGAACACCTCCCACTACCCCGGGCTGCTCCACAACTCGGCCGCGGGCGCTCCCAGGGATGCGAGAACCGCGCGTTTTTTTTTTTCGGGAAAACCGCGCGGGGTGTGACGTCACCGATGACGTCATCGGCGCTGTCCCCTGACCTTCTCGATGTCCACCAGCTCGGCCTCGTAGATCTCGGCGATGGTGATGTGGTGCTTGGCGGCGATGGTGAAGCGGCCCTGCCggggaggggaggagcaggaggaggaggatgagggcGGGAGCATTCCCGGGCATTCCCGGGAATCCCGCGCGCTCCCGGCGGCGGGAATGGCCTTACCATGTCCGTGTAGATGTCGATGGCTGCGTTCAGGCAGTTGATGGCCTCTGCAGCGTGCGGGAGAGACACAGCGTCAGCCAagcccagccccaaatcccacccgGCAATTCCCAAAGGATGGCCCGACCCCCGGGGGATGGgtgagcagagctccagggatcgctgggaatttgggatttcaCCCTGAGTTTGGTCCCGTGGCTCCCGGGATAATGCTGGTGGGGGATTTGCTGTCCAGGGAAAAGTGGAGGCTGTCCCAAAAATCACAGGAATCCAGCCCAGTGCCTGCCTGAAGCCATTCCTCAGGAAAACATTCCCAGGATGGAAGCTGCCAAAAACTGAGTCACCTCACAGCATCCCAAAACTCCCAACAAAAACCAGAATGAGATGCCAGGAATGCAGTGaccccctgcagcagcatcccaaaaatcccaacaaaaaccaaaatgagaTGGCAGGAATGCAGTGACCTCCTGcatcatcccaaaaatcccaacaaaaacCAAGAGGAGATGCCAGGGTAGCAGTGATCCCCTGcatcatcccaaaaatcccaacaaaaacCACAATGAGATTCCAGGAATGCAGTGACCTCCTGCAGCatcatccccaaaatcccaacaaaaacCAGAATGAGATGCCAGGAATGCAGTGACCTCCTGcatcatcccaaaatcccaacaaacACCAAGAGGAGATTCCAGGGTAGCAGTGATCCCCTGCATCATCCCAAAAATCTCAACAGAGGAGATGCCAGGAATGCAGTGACCTCCTGcatcatcccaaaatcccaccaaaaaccaaaatgagaTGGCAGGAATGCAGTGACCTCCTGcatcatcccaaaaatcccaacagaGGAGATGCCAGTAATTCAGTGACCTCCTGcatcatcccaaaaatcccaacaaaaatCAGAATGAGATGCCAGGGTAGCAGTGACCCCCTGcatcatcccaaaaatcccaccaaaaaccaaaataagaTGGCAGGAATGCAGTGACCTCCTGcatcatcccaaaatcccaacagaGGAGATGCCAGTAATTCAGTGACCTCCTGCATCATCccaccaaaaaccaaaatgagaTGCCAGGAATGCAGTGACCTCCTGCAGcatcatcccaaaaatcccagcaaaaaCCACAATGAGATTCCAGGAATGCAGTGATCCCCTGcatcatcccaaaaatcccaacaaaaatcagaattagATGCCAGGAATGCAGTGACCTCCTGcatcatcccaaaaatcccaacaaaaatCAGAATGAGATTCCAGGGTAGCAGTGACCCCCTGCATCATctcaaaaatcccaacaaaaatcagaattagATGCCAGGAATGCAGtgacctcctgcagcagcatcccaaaaatcccaacagaGGAGATGCCAGGAATGCAGTGACCTCCTGCatgatcccaaaatcccaacaaacACCAAGAGGAGATTCCAGGGTAGCAGTGATCCCCTGcatcatcccaaaaatcccaacagaGGAGATGCCAGGAATTCAGTGACCTCCTGcatcatcccaaaatcccagcaaaaatcaaaatgagATTCCAGGAATGCAGTGACCTCCTGcatcatcccaaaaatcccaacaaaaaccaaaatgagaTGCCAGGAATGCAGTGACCTCCTGCAGcatcatcccaaaaatcccaaaaaaaaccacaatgagattccaggacagcagtgaccccctgcagcatcccaaagCTCCCTGTGGAACAGCAGGagggctccatcccaaatcctgctgccttACCCTGTGGATCTGCTTTTTTGTAGGCATTCCCTGCATCCACAAAGCTGGTGGCTGAGTCGTgcttgctctgcagctgcatgTGCAGCTTGGCTGCCTGGCAAAAGgcattccctgcagctggaaaagaaggaaCAGTCATCCTGTGAACCTTGGGGATGAGCAGGAATGAAGCAGGAtctggggggagaggggggatTTAGGGGTGAAACCTTCCCAAGCAGCTGGAATTCCAAAATTCCTCCAAGATCCTTCAGCTCCTCGcctctgcccaccctcccagcatTTAAACAGGACACATTCCCCACTGGGATAATTCCCAGCAAGATTTTTgggtcacccccagcccctcagacCCGGGGATTGGGACTCACCACTCCAGTTTTTGGCGATCTTGAACATGTTGGCAGCCCTGGTGTACATCTCACAGGCCTCCTCCACCCGGGTGTTGCCCCTGGAATGCAGCAGGAAAGCAAACCACAACTGggattgggaattctggaagggcagtgctggatttgggggctcCAAGATGACAAAGGTGAGATTTTTGgcaaagaaatgcagattttttttcatggaacCTCCATGCTCCCGGACAGGAATCAGTTGGGATcaagctctgctcccacagaataaataaataaaaaaaaaaaaaggaatcccAGGATCCttaaggctggaaaatccctcaAGCCCATGAATCCAAATtcccccaagtgccacatccacactgcTCTTAAATCAGCCTCACAAG belongs to Oenanthe melanoleuca isolate GR-GAL-2019-014 chromosome 3, OMel1.0, whole genome shotgun sequence and includes:
- the NAPB gene encoding beta-soluble NSF attachment protein, with amino-acid sequence MDSAGKEREAVQLMAEAEKRVKGSHSFLRGLFGGNTRVEEACEMYTRAANMFKIAKNWSAAGNAFCQAAKLHMQLQSKHDSATSFVDAGNAYKKADPQEAINCLNAAIDIYTDMGRFTIAAKHHITIAEIYEAELVDIEKAIAHYEQAADYYKGEESNSSANKCLLKVAAYAAQLEQYQKAIEIYEQVGTNTMDNPLLKYSAKEYFFKAALCHFIVDELNAKLALEKYEEMFPAFTDSRECKLLKKLLEAHEEQNSEAYTEAVKEFDSISRLDQWLTTMLLRIKKTIQGEGDGDLK